The following are encoded in a window of Podospora pseudoanserina strain CBS 124.78 chromosome 6, whole genome shotgun sequence genomic DNA:
- a CDS encoding hypothetical protein (EggNog:ENOG503P31G; COG:S) — protein MQQTAPPKDEWTNKELMLKITEVPDENDPYHYHKLSDADEIRLVTIKPGKWTDPISCELACHSLDVDDITEYSTLSYAWGSPRVAENIILEGRTWPVTVNLANALLFLRDHEKPVKMWIDALCIDQSNLKERGKQVQLMKDIYSGGTQVVVYLGDGKNHRPKRLSEHHIISKAPTQQHFYNDERDGVHLEEFWAELSASAMPSLPMNDGSKRPRIRSRHLSSTFHMFCLLRVLGDEVLTSDLVDRMRKLTAMDPSCDLLGTMVETLRCMLLNPWWQRIWVVQEMIVSRVAVVRCGTVTCPWDMFIAAASSLSSSSVDMSTIFRPDSIKVLQYFCRQVLSFRDLHNQWKKNFGAPMLTLLQDFSARRATDERDKVFALLGLASHSQRFLALASYEDSVADVYRATAVELIRRGHSLEIWHGDLARKNRRDLASWVPDWSAVYDEGDRQRAQRGGSEKGERSSAWKLTVVQSEGGYWKFVAEGMTLLLHWINENPQERKLPKRMEEEFDSYHRLLNITCLDFYRRRGANALVTTVERIQELCINLKAHCSWGSAYEDLAKHPSISAFGRSAAFYREVKSKSEVGQVTPNMDSESRDDFWFGKDTAAWLDRMVIRYETVTFRTPKSETAIQHHFRWELDESRWYPDGRRRKSFLSMESMPLGTVRHVGERIFSWDDRDSAFSTISKWVSYYEKMSGYHRVKLAKTLLGETNLTETLQSTAEVDGVGDESHRDTVEALLLEWLDHVLERHDFPDDANMKPLNEALVLATTGRVMFALNDSTLGLGPGSMTVGDEVMMLPGTSSPIVLRFRLPERDESLEGPAYAVVGDCYLDPSSSDEKKKLPNPWPGWLPETIMPIELKKYWERRRIYLF, from the exons ATGCAGCAAACCGCACCGCCGAAGGATGAATGGACGAACAAGGAGTTGATGCTAAAGATCACAGAGGTCCCCGACGAGAACGACCCGTATCACTACCATAAATTGAGTGATGCGGATGAGATAAGGCTGGTGACGATCAAGCCGGGAAAATGGACGGATCCAATCAGCTGTGAGCTGGCATGCCACTCGCTGGACGTCGATGATATAACTGAGTATTCGACCTTGTCGTATGCATG GGGATCACCTCGAGTTGCCGAAAACATCATACTCGAGGGTCGAACATGGCCGGTTACTGTCAACCTGGCCAACGCTCTACTCTTCCTTAGAGACCATGAGAAGCCTGTGAAAATGTGGATCGATGCGCTG TGCATTGATCAATCCAATCTGAAGGAGAGGGGTAAACAAGTCCAGCTGATGAAGGACATTTACTCAGGCGGCACACAAGTTGTGGTGTACCTCGGCGATGGAAAGAACCACCGACCAAAGCGCCTCTCCGAGCACCACATAATCTCCAAAGCTCCTACCCAACAACACTTTTACAATGACGAACGCGATGGGGTCCATCTTGAAGAGTTCTGGGCCGAACTTTCCGCCTCAGCCatgccctccctcccaatGAACGATGGGAGCAAACGGCCACGGATCCGATCTCGGCATCTCTCTTCAACATTCCACATGTTCTGTCTCCTCCGGGTACTGGGCGACGAAGTCTTGACTTCTGACCTTGTCGACAGGATGCGCAAACTCACCGCCATGGACCCCTCCTGCGACCTGCTTGGTACTATGGTCGAAACCCTGCGCTGTATGCTCCTCAACCCATGGTGGCAGCGCATCTGGGTCGTGCAGGAGATGATTGTCAGTCGAGTGGCAGTCGTCCGTTGCGGCACAGTGACATGCCCATGGGACATGTTTATTGCTGCCGCCTCATCGCTTTCGAGCTCCTCTGTCGACATGTCCACAATCTTCCGTCCCGATAGCATCAAGGTGCTTCAGTACTTCTGTCGCCAGGTTCTCAGCTTCCGCGATTTACACAAccagtggaagaagaatTTCGGCGCCCCTATGCTGACTCTCCTCCAGGACTTCAGCGCGAGACGGGCAACTGATGAGCGAGACAAGGTATTTGCCTTGCTGGGGTTGGCATCCCATTCTCAGAGATTCCTTGCCTTGGCAAGCTATGAGGACTCAGTTGCCGATGTGTACCGAGCAACAGCCGTGGAGCTTATTCGTCGGGGTCACTCTCTGGAAATATGGCATGGTGACTTGGCACGGAAGAACAGGAGAGATCTTGCAAGCTGGGTTCCAGACTGGAGCGCAGTGTACGATGAAGGTGATCGCCAGCGGGCACAAAGAGGTGGCAGTGAAAAGGGCGAACGTAGTTCGGCGTGGAAACTGACTGTGGTACAATCAGAGGGGGGATACTGGAAGTTTGTGGCCGAAGGAATGACACTGTTGTTGCACTGGATCAACGAGAATCCACAAGAACGAAAACTACCGAAACGCATGGAGGAGGAATTCGACTCGTACCACCGACTACTGAACATCACCTGCTTGGATTTCTACCGGAGGAGAGGCGCCAACGCGTTGGTAACCACCGTCGAGAGGATACAGGAGCTATGCATCAACCTGAAAGCTCACTGTTCTTGGGGCAGTGCATATGAGGACCTCGCCAAACACCCTTCTATCAGCGCATTTGGTCGTTCGGCGGCTTTTTATCGCGAGGTAAAATCAAAGTCTGAGGTTGGCCAAGTTACCCCCAATATGGACTCAGAATCTCGGGATGATTTCTGGTTTGGAAAAGACACAGCGGCTTGGCTTGATCGGATGGTGATCAGGTATGAAACGGTCACTTTCCGAACCCCCAAATCGGAGACTGCTATCCAGCATCATTTTAGATGGGAGCTTGATGAATCGAGATGGTATCCTGATGGACGCAGACGAAAGAGTTTTTTGTCAATGGAATCCATGCCTCTGGGTACCGTAAGACATGTTGGCGAGCGAATCTTTTCCTGGGACGATCGCGATTCCGCTTTCAGCACGATTTCGAAATGGGTCTCCTACTACGAAAAGATGTCAGGGTATCACAGGGTGAAGTTGGCCAAGACCTTGCTGGGCGAAACAAATCTCACCGAAACACTACAGAGTACAGCTGAAGTCGATGGAGTTGGAGATGAGAGCCATCGTGATACTGTGGAAGCGCTGCTTCTGGAGTGGCTTGATCATGTGCTTGAACGTCACGATTTCCCAGACGATGCAAACATGAAACCTCTCAACGAGGCTCTCGTTCTTGCAACAACGGGGAGGGTCATGTTCGCCTTGAACGACAGCACTCTTGGGCTGGGCCCGGGGAGCATGACTGTGGGAGatgaggtgatgatgcttCCGGGTACTAGCTCACCTATTGTGCTCCGGTTCCGCTTACCTGAGCGCGATGAATCCCTCGAAGGTCCTGCATATGCGGTGGTTGGAGATTGCTATCTTGACCCTTCATCATCGgatgagaaaaagaagctgCCAAACCCGTGGCCAGGATGGTTGCCGGAAACAATCATGCCAATAGAGCTTAAAAAGTACTGGGAGAGACGTCGCATTTATCTCTTCTAG
- a CDS encoding hypothetical protein (COG:I; EggNog:ENOG503NTZK) — protein sequence MDSLKDVKLSLDDSTGVAIIRLDRPAKRNAFSQNTIHELVSALSHLDALDSVRAVILAGNPDGPFCAGMDINELSQLDTLAAHERSFLKDLTDAFAQLTKPIIAAVIGLALGGGFELALAADIIYAADDALFGLPEIKIGTIPGAGGTQRLARALGKHKAMELILTGDSISASELAQYGLVNKVFPRQEVESESIKLAQRIATKSAPVLKFGKKAVLTAENTHLEAGMSLEKSLYYSTFDLGDFREGQAAFLEKRSPRFNIG from the exons ATGGATTCGTTGAAAGATGTAAAGCTGAGTCTGGATGACTCGACTGGTGTTGCCATCATCCGTCTTGATCGTCCAGCCAAACGGAACGCCTTCTCGCAGAACACGATTCACGAGCTGGTCTCGGCTTTGAGTCACCTTGATGCTTTGGACTCTGTACGAGCTGTCATTTTAGCAGGCAACCCGGACGGACCATTCTGCG CGGGCATGGACATCAATGAGCTATCACAACTCGACACCTTGGCTGCTCACGAACGTTCGTTTCTCAAAGATCTGACGGATGCGTTTGCACAACTCACAAAGCCCATCATAGCCGCGGTCATCGGACTTGCT CTTGGTGGAGGGTTCGAATTGGCATTGGCT GCAGACATCATCTATGCTGCAGACGATGCACTATTTGGTCTCCCCGAAATCAAAATTGGCACCATCCCTGGCGCTGGGGGTACACAAAGATTGGCCAGAGCGTTGGGCAAGCACAAG GCTATGGAATTGATCTTGACTGGCGATTCCATCTCAGCTTCGGAGCTCGCCCAGTACGGACTTGTCAACAAAGTCTTTCCCCGTCAGGAAGTGGAGAGTGAAAGTATTAAACTCGCTCAGAGAATTGCGACCAAATCAGCCCCCGTGCTCAAGTTCGGCAAGAAAGCTGTTCTCACCG CCGAGAACACACATCTTGAAGCCGGCATGTCGTTGGAAAAGTCATTGTATTATTCGACCTTTGACTTGGGAGATTTCCGTGAAGGACAAGCCGCGTTCTTGGAGAAGAGATCTCCACGTTTCAATATTGGATAA
- a CDS encoding hypothetical protein (EggNog:ENOG503PYPW) → MDPFSIGIGCITLLEVAQKTIKQLYQLSKRYNDARSDLFKTMTQLRSLTYVLELIRYDEGTQHTDSPNRKNDLIMDQVNLCMDIIEELQVVITSINDSRVKWAISGKAAVENIHKQLQTATEQLELTLGVHTLAVAKDIKNDATELLLGQEQIGAQVQRLSEHMGLRDNTGPSHRSSPTTIPSWSRTSQGVGVEVSGQCASSVGAMAGIHESVNDGNYTNDTPSPTNSSQWSGSTAYSPLASISSPISVIDVTATLVTPNVNPIYHHTAETGSWSQYQDPATVAPDTPDITFWFSEIQYSPTTMAHKTAKLSKEITVEHVETPTAPSKEEVIRNQFKEAAWSLAPKKKQKSVRETFKEMVRLKAAASVAA, encoded by the exons ATGGATCCATTTTCTATCGGCATTGGCTGTATCACCCTACTCGAAGTTGCGCAAAAGACAATTAAACAGCTTTACCAGCTTAGCAAGCGTTATAATGACGCCCGATCAGATTTATTCAAGACTATGACTCAACTTCGAAGCCTAACCTATGTACTGGAGCTTATTCGGTATGACGAAGGAACCCAGCACACGGATAGCCCGAACCGAAAAAATGATCTCATTATGGACCAAGTCAATCTCTGTATGGACATCATCGAGGAGCTCCAGGTTGTGATTACCTCCATCAACGACTCACGCGTCAAGTGGGCCATCTCTGGCAAGGCTGCGGTGGAGAATATCCACAAGCAATTACAAACGGCGACTGAACAGCTTGAGCTTACCCTGGGGGTGCATACGTT AGCCGTCGCCAAAGATATCAAGAACGACGCTACTGAACTGCTGTTGGGTCAAGAACAGATCGGTGCCCAGGTTCAACGCCTGTCCGAACATATGGGACTGAGGGATAACACCGGACCGTCCCATCGGTCTagtcccaccaccattccaTCATGGTCAAGGACCTCACAAGGTGTCGGTGTCGAAGTCAGCGGACAGTGCGCTTCATCTGTTGGTGCCATGGCTGGCATTCATGAGTCTGTCAACGATGGAAACTACACCAACgacacaccatcaccaacaaacagcAGTCAATGGAGTGGATCAACTGCATACTCGCCACTTGCTTCTATCTCTTCTCCCATCAGTGTTATCGACGTAACTGCCACTCTCGTCACCCCCAACGTCAACCCCATCTATCATCATACAGCCGAAACTGGATCGTGGTCTCAATACCAGGACCCGGCTACAGTAGCTCCAGATACTCCCGATATCACATTTTGGTTTAGCGAGATCCAGtactcaccaacaaccatgGCGCATAAGACCGCGAAACTCTCTAAAGAGATCACCGTTGAACATGTCGAGACACCCACCGCTCCCTCAAAAGAAGAGGTTATTCGAAACCAGTTCAAGGAAGCCGCTTGGTCATTAGCTCCtaagaagaaacaaaagtcaGTCAGGGAGACATTCAAGGAGATGGTCAGGCTGAAGGCTGCTGCGTCTGTCGCTGCTTGA
- a CDS encoding hypothetical protein (EggNog:ENOG503NU4M; COG:H; CAZy:GT69) gives MKPRAPSLPSSRLLRTLLSRSALKKVLLAFFLWTLLESHIIYYRLIRTEREARAHHSLQTRRVFIASLHWNNEKILRSSWNAAVLDLVNTLGPNNVFVSVYESGSWDDSKGALRELDEQLEKTGVGRKIVLDKETHKDLLHSTPGQEGGWIAVGKEKQLMPRRIPYLSKLRNKSLEPLIELAENGTSFDHVLFLGDVVFNTQDIMMLLDTNKGSYAAACSMDFSKPPQFYDTFALRDSAGHEHVTQTWPYFRSGNSRSALINGLPAPVSSCWNGIVAMPATAFMGIQGLKFRGVQDSLAEYHVEGSECCLIHADNPQSRTKGVFLNPNVRVGYKPEAYKAVHPVGSSWVSLSQIWFGLWKNRLGRWLTTPWFKESTIRRRVAQWAGEGGKGVVREEKGGFCLINEMQVVVHNGWKHL, from the coding sequence ATGAAACCACGAGCCCCttctctcccctcctcgcgATTACTCcgcaccctcctctcccgctcaGCCCTCAAGAaggtcctcctcgccttcttcctctggaCACTCCTCGAGTCCCATATCATTTACTACCGCCTCATCCGCACCGAGCGAGAAGCCCGAGCCCATCACTCCCTACAAACCCGCCGAGTCTTCATTGCCAGTTTGCATTGGAACAACGAGAAAATCCTCCGCTCTAGCTGGAACGCCGCCGTTCTCGACCTGGTTAACACCCTCGGACCAAACAATGTCTTTGTCAGTGTATACGAAAGTGGAAGTTGGGATGACTCAAAGGGGGCGCTAAGGGAGCTGGATGAACAACTTGAGAAGACGGGAGTAGGGCGGAAGATTGTGCTGGATAAGGAGACGCACAAAGACCTCCTACACAGCACCCCGGGgcaggaagggggttggattgCGGTGGGCAAAGAGAAGCagttgatgccgaggaggatacCGTACCTCTCGAAACTGCGCAACAAGTCTTTGGAACCGCTGATCGAATTGGCTGAGAATGGGACGAGCTTCGACCATGTGCTATTTCTCGGAGATGTAGTCTTCAACACGCAAGATATCATGATGCTGCTGGATACCAACAAGGGGAGCTACGCTGCGGCATGCTCCATGGACTTCAGCAAGCCGCCACAATTCTACGATACCTTTGCGCTGAGGGACTCGGCTGGGCATGAGCATGTAACACAGACTTGGCCATACTTCAGGTCAGGGAACTCCCGCTCAGCTTTGATAAACGGACTACCTGCGCCGGTGTCCAGTTGCTGGAATGGTATCGTGGCCATGCCAGCGACGGCTTTCATGGGGATCCAAGGACTGAAGTTCAGGGGCGTTCAGGACAGCCTTGCGGAATACCATGTTGAAGGGTCAGAGTGCTGCCTGATTCATGCCGACAACCCGCAGTCAAGGACGAAAGGAGTATTTCTCAACCCAAATGTCAGGGTTGGGTACAAGCCGGAAGCATACAAGGCCGTGCATCCGGTGGGCAGCAGCTGGGTGTCGCTGAGCCAGATCTGGTTTGGGCTATGGAAGAATCGGCTGGGGCGGTGGCTCACTACGCCTTGGTTCAAAGAGAGCACGATACGCAGGAGGGTGGCTCAGTGGGCAGGcgaaggaggaaagggagtagtgcgggaggagaagggtggGTTTTGCCTGATCAACGAGATGCAGGTGGTAGTGCATAATGGGTGGAAGCATTTGTAG
- a CDS encoding hypothetical protein (COG:E; EggNog:ENOG503P1HD), which produces MEIGSWSLACERRGLVHSYIKVWSFSHSLNINISLSQHHHHHHQQYHISPTQQTQQYNNTLTPKMSPSILVVLTSHADLADTGKKTGWYLSEFSHPHHVFASSSPPPKITVASPRGGAAPLDQSSIEAAKDDEISVEFLHKQSALWEATTPLSQILQQGIDSYDALFFPGGHGPMFDLAGDKESQEIVKRFWEAGKIVSAVCHGPAALVNVKLSNGDYLLKGKKVTAFSNSEEDGVGLSEKMPFMLETRIKEVGAEYEKAGQDWGEKLVVDGKLITGQNPASAKAVGEAILKVI; this is translated from the exons ATGGAGATCGGATCGTGGAGTTTGGCTTGTGAAAGAAGGGGGCTCGTACATAGCTACATAAAAGTTTGGTCTTTCTCTCACTCACTGAACATCAATATTTCACtcagccaacaccaccaccaccaccatcaacaatACCACATCTCACCAACgcaacaaacacaacaaTACAACAACACACTCACGCCCAAAAtgtccccctccatcctcgtagtcctcacctcccacgccGACCTGGCCGACACAGGCAAAAAAACAGGCTGGTACCTCTCCGAGttttcccacccccaccacgtATTTgcgtcttcctcccctccccccaaaatcaCCGTCGCCTCCCCCCGCGGCGGCGCCGCTCCCCTGGACCAGTCCTCCATCGAAGCCGCCAAAGACGACGAGATCTCTGTTGAGTTCTTGCACAAGCAATCCGCCCTCTGGGAGGCCACCACTCCCCTTTCCCAGATCCTTCAACAAGGCATCGACAGCTACGacgccctcttcttccccggcggCCACGGCCCCATGTTTGATCTCGCCGGCGATAAGGAATCGCAGGAGATTGTAAAGAGGTTTTGGGAGGCGGGCAAGATCGTCAGCGCTGTTTG CCATGGACCTGCCGCGTTGGTGAATGTCAAGTTGAGCAATGGGGATTACCTCctcaaggggaagaaggtgaccGCTTTTAGCAATTccgaggaggacggcgtTGGACTTTCGGAGAAGATGCCTTTCATGCTGGAGACCAGGATCAAGGAGGTTGGCGCGGAGTACGAAAAGGCTGGCCAGGACTGGGGGGAGAAGctcgttgttgatgggaaGCTCATCACGGGGCAGAACCCTGCAAGTGCAAaggcggttggggaggctATTCTGAAGGTTATTTAG
- a CDS encoding hypothetical protein (EggNog:ENOG503NYYQ), producing MRSDFFDRLPPPTALLLLSSLLDLSNAHILQPLPRRVPVVPPTTTVLYHPLSVVSWPLRPTPPPSRDLFALRRRQDNTVCGYLGGDQNLAATCSAGSHCVLDTENNVVGCCPNGEASCTAGVFTGCVDANSGPQTEVNPYVFTCGGSDVCYKNVFQGGASQYGCGSASDLATIVLTSASGLTTQVTFPTVSLSLTQAVSTLSEPTTLGTVTDTASSSTGTESASSTETESTSSSVSPSSSTSPSTSTSSPSSTQSSTQSSSTSTPTTTETTSPATDAPETGRAQTTNRTGVIVGATIGGLAVLIALVALLAFCIRRRQNANARSGPGKGSIRGQNISTPRPGPGTGFAAIPQDSDAFETGPSPNPMFAGQNQPSPQQQMKSIPLMTAVPPRMPFQNDVSPIGQDDISPYAYSGAGGVVSAITPHSHTSYPPSDELSMQYQHMQQQGQYPAIYSGAAAIPVVHNGRGDENRLESDQVPLTREIDDFSHGFSAALDRIGEEDEEDHLRREEGGDDLGEMNMSGGRRGDVGEGPPGDHSRVASSVYSRGSNGGGRPLWQQNRRPSKTGMWM from the coding sequence ATGAGATCCGATTTCTTTGATCGATTGCCACCACCGACAGCTCTACTGTTGCTATCGAGTCTGCTTGATCTGAGCAACGCCCATATTCTTCAACCGTTACCCAGGAGGGTACCAGTTGTTCCGCCAACCACAACGGTCCTATACCACCCATTGAGTGTTGTCTCATGGCCTCTtcgaccaacaccaccaccttcacgAGACCTCTTTGCTCTTCGTCGGCGACAGGACAATACAGTATGCGGTTACTTGGGAGGTGACCAGAATTTGGCAGCGACGTGTAGCGCCGGTTCGCATTGCGTGCTGGATACGGAGAACAATGTGGTGGGGTGCTGCCCAAACGGAGAAGCTTCTTGCACGGCAGGTGTTTTTACCGGATGTGTAGATGCGAACAGCGGGCCACAGACGGAGGTGAACCCATACGTTTTTACCTGTGGGGGAAGTGATGTGTGTTACAAGAATGTTTTTCAGGGAGGAGCTTCTCAGTACGGGTGCGGTTCTGCGAGCGACCTGGCCACGATCGTTTTGACGAGCGCAAGTGGTTTGACGACGCAGGTCACCTTTCCCACCGTGAGTCTCAGTCTGACACAAGCTGTCTCTACGCTGAGCGAGCCAACAACGCTGGGGACGGTAACCGATACCGCCTCAAGCTCAACAGGAACGGAATCGGCCAGTTCAACAGAAACAGAGTCGACAAGCTCAAGTGTTTCGCCCTCCAGCTCtacttctccctcaacatcaacctcctcaccatcatcaacgcaATCTTCAACAcaatcatcctccacctccacgccaaccaccaccgaaaccacctcccccgcaacTGACGCTCCGGAAACTGGGCGAGCGCAAACAACGAACCGAACTGGCGTAATAGTAGGCGCCACAATCGGCGGTCTCGCCGTCCTCATCGCCCTGGTAGCCCTTCTCGCCTTTTGCATCCGCCGCCGACAAAACGCCAACGCGAGATCGGGCCCCGGGAAAGGAAGCATCCGCGGACAAAACATCAGCACCCCCCGCCCCGGTCCAGGAACAGGCttcgccgccatcccccAAGACAGCGACGCCTTTGAGACCGGTCCCAGCCCCAACCCGATGTTCGCCGGGCAAaaccaaccctcaccacaacaacaaatGAAGAGTATACCCCTCATGACAGCAGTGCCGCCCCGCATGCCCTTCCAAAACGACGTCTCACCCATCGGCCAAGACGATATTTCTCCCTATGCTTATTCTGGCGCCGGAGGAGTGGTCTCAGCTATCACCCCCCACTCTCACACCTCTTACCCCCCTAGCGACGAGTTGAGCATGCAATATCAGCATATGCAACAGCAGGGACAATACCCGGCTATCTACAGCGGCGCGGCGGCTATCCCTGTTGTGCACAACGGGAGGGGAGATGAGAACAGACTCGAGTCGGATCAGGTACCGCTCACAAGGGAGATTGACGATTTTAGCCACGGGTTTAGTGCGGCGCTGGATAGGatcggggaggaggatgaggaggatcatttgaggagggaggaagggggggatgatttgggggagatgaatATGAGTGGTGGTCGGCGGGgagatgttggggaggggccACCAGGGGATCATAGCAGGGTGGCGAGTTCGGTGTATAGTCGGGGGAGcaatgggggtgggaggccCTTGTGGCAGCAGAATAGACGGCCGAGTAAGACTGGGATGTGGATGTGA